The following are from one region of the Dreissena polymorpha isolate Duluth1 chromosome 2, UMN_Dpol_1.0, whole genome shotgun sequence genome:
- the LOC127867665 gene encoding uncharacterized protein LOC127867665 produces MDVLTDLITCPICIETFDSPRLLPCQHTFCERCMTSYISNCLAHAQRKSKTNQLKFINCPVCRKRTYIKSKSSLDGNVFPRNFVIQTLIESQCIFESSNRRNKMARVTCERSTQTGEEKLVIKQSKCSKKKHKATSNVRGCLHHRLVPMPSQSNKIMQTDTVVGDCNLQDLGEKVVIINENYFSLECILMKGVMGPFIQNIERFDTSKSLKRIISSLIILLFCTIMYMKCWNYFTTLEICICKSVLIYFTITFVRQLCTLKFTERTLASTADKLVGKSADKVTTGSRYRKETIRCRLRLMSEIKHIVYSSMFHILYIGVVVVSIFSVVFCITFINNLTIVFTGSGTLYSVGADEWKCVRLLMIFLDTTDGVFKVINGIVADFENSKLENILQTIFGK; encoded by the coding sequence ATGGATGTTTTGACTGACTTAATCACATGCCCGATTTGCATAGAAACGTTCGATAGTCCTCGCTTATTGCCGTGTCAACATACTTTCTGTGAGCGATGTATGACGTCGTATATTTCAAACTGCCTCGCCCATGCGCAGCGCAAATCAAAGACGAACCAATTAAAATTCATTAATTGCCCAGTTTGTAGGAAAAGAACATATATTAAAAGTAAAAGTAGTTTGGATGGCAACGTTTTTCCAAGAAATTTCGTCATCCAAACTTTAATTGAAAGCCAATGCATTTTCGAAAGTTCAAACAGACGAAACAAAATGGCGAGAGTGACTTGTGAACGTTCGACTCAAACTGGGGAAGAAAAACTTGTGATAAAACAAAGCAAGTGTTCTAAAAAGAAACACAAGGCGACATCAAACGTTCGCGGATGCTTACACCATCGGTTAGTTCCGATGCCTTCCCAGTCGAATAAAATAATGCAGACAGATACAGTTGTTGGTGACTGTAACTTGCAGGATCTCGGCGAAAAAGTGGTCATAATAAACGAGAATTATTTTTCGCTGGAGTGCATATTGATGAAAGGCGTTATGGGTCCTTTCATTCAAAACATTGAGCGATTTGATACAAGCAAAAGTTTAAAGCGTATAATCAGCTCTTTGATTATACTCCTGTTCTGTACAATAATGTACATGAAATGTTGGAACTATTTTACGACTTTGGAAATTTGCATTTGCAAAAGTGTTCTTATTTATTTCACAATAACGTTTGTTCGACAGCTATGCACTTTAAAATTCACTGAAAGAACTCTGGCCAGTACAGCCGACAAGCTTGTTGGAAAATCAGCAGATAAAGTGACTACCGGTAGTCGCTATCGAAAGGAAACAATTCGTTGTCGACTCAGACTTATGTCGGAAATTAAGCACATCGTTTACTCCTCCATGTTTCACATTTTATATATTGGAGTGGTTGTCGTCTCGATATTTTCTGTCGTGTTTtgcattacatttattaataatttaacaattgttttcaCCGGCAGTGGAACACTTTATTCCGTAGGCGCAGACGAATGGAAATGTGTAAGATTACTGATGATATTTTTAGACACAACCGATGGAGTTTTTAAGGTCATAAATGGTATCGTTGCCGATTTTGAAAACTCTAAATTGGAGAATATTTTACAGACAATATTTGGAAAATAA
- the LOC127869833 gene encoding mucin-22-like, producing MLKMRLFLATLLYAATSVPNVAARGRLMEPTQRSSLWTRGFDSPVNNDDSGLNCGGMWTQHGVNGGKCGVCGDPYNIRPRPNEPGGIYANGIVSNKYTTNDTSILVVVDLQSFLGGHFEFRICHNNDPKVSVTQDCLDEHQLKVWDVFSQTPTLRYFPKRLGIQRLRVELPRGMVCELCVLQWKWKTANNWGRCADGTSRLGCGPQEEFYNCADISIEESTNPFNIPSINDLTRASPIVSKNLHTSNMDIGYDSFADNEIAVAPNAMRFLPKDIVQAGNIGPVIPKFDFFDASTAAPKINSDNVQQSNIAISKGEKSASVLELKFNGEVKAESSTATVATGNTVVDSQVGTVNSQEFANNETSVNATEARAVINVTTVTDVEVNNDTVTDKSTNDLNTTSLESTTSLESTTSNSTQLKGDLTIEQNNATGVAISFEQSIATETVVANETTTAVPEKTSNALATEPEITTEKINRGGIAISAFGIGDVSLGGMSVVVGMGAGNSTKDASNDVAAETNARVRRQAGRMPPPPGQEGQGTVSFGGLIGDSFGSSSSRTQHVFMTSSDFQQRGASSKTDPANIEALGELDAMGSPVSSDRRKPMGTIDLQIQNTQTDYANEMGQSPLESTAPQGSLKIPKPPRQSTAELRAAIADAPLISSSVSGTSKSNSPADLLGVSYIDELSEGQSNQAETSTAARHGTMIVSADQPIKGGGSKVEYLSDRTGSSMSESLGDTRAEIRSATMGMNRFGYQPTAEQVLAGQVGIDHPTRQIDTTDQETTGTAANDAARSVPSILTSILGAGADAKVTDEQLDPAVQKTREQLIRQLGEAMGVIGDNALVGGGSNAGKTGVVGANEGKVGGGGGGVSPNNRSGNEVFGLESGVNLPTQKPQKQAANANSRPQKAISNNDQQLGSTLEQGMFDTAMTPSKPSSSQTSSSSVISVSSVKASTVGSESADMSSLKILQQAGLDLATLRAAGIDINSLMGNMNMETPNSKPAIQEVTPTRRPATDVTTKQTLRQLAMGSKPSPTEPSLVHTPQEPKPTDVVDIGTAGLSLEEMMAILNMEQQVQSGGSATNIGTESVLAKRAVKTTEPATSTAGSSKQRTDNANGSLKTKTGAQAVNNKIGMFGTGIEHQAATTNVKNDVGRLGSDFESQIANTEIDMFGSGTESQAVNNNMDRFSTVTGVSQNMKTSTSTSSSSVSSTKPKDGPTIGTLTIQTQMQESALSQEINPNMKYSPKTQSTAFDTVLMEAKAIPTDVQKNTGQVSTTSTNATNSSASQVGSQTLSFTQEDLAMLQNDPLLDLFGGDMTALQRFITTGIIDGAETPSTPKGNISAITSVTSTTNTQAVQAPPQVNRGNTTQSTVMTMEELFTATGNNPQGTGPEMSQAEMAAMEQYMISQGLFGRAGVNEGIIETPKSSTGNVDLVGKATATTSTQAQRTVINGKEDTDLGTLMKTIQSTGTNVNAASQTISLADILSGNVNMHASIDSSAQTKSTTAEQTQASTKLVGLDSFTSDAKMSAEPTVSTSTSTAIVTTERLSSGLAIDTPTTTLATLAIGNNQAVDAPISISGMISEPVFDSQNSKTDGVNTSKQSTVVTTIETNIGLSTRNNGQTQQQTSATDTMAMASNMNFNEVQSNSQSSSAKATTTTQAERAPRVNDQQYNSMENQAQREIQILIQRQREELRMLEDQKRIQQQQLLAEKQRMEFERQQMAMRKQQMEIDAMRQEKFRQQQLLEQQKQQMERDRLRLEQERIQAIAVAEKRAAEEERLRLERQQLLAEQERQRQAQIALQKAEEERQQQFEIQKQREIELARQKAIDEEKQRIELERIQQAELAKQKALEEEKRRMEEERKRAAAAEEVRMLAEIQAAMVKEEQTKAAAEKAAAEKAAAEKAAAAKAAAEKVALSKSASLNITASAGLSSADAQMLASLLGGQTNQAGVSAGLAALGLDANTLMKMIGQPLPTVQAVVTTPAPRKIPIRPDPQTRNEVRQIFLDNMRPGVDPLSILVGFTPEKLMRAGVNPMIAQSADLAQIVPVVERTLGIQLKMLPTRGGARGMGGPMGQRDPFGGLPTPTDGNQRRQFLLEQRMMNEMMQVFGLAPEPLEPGDPGYRGPGATGAGAAPGAGGAAAGPFDPEAQAMATQGAYPDMAGMGGMGGMDMGGMGGGVGGGAAGGTQGRMMEMLGL from the exons ATGCTTAAAATGCGACT GTTTCTTGCAACACTTCTATATGCCGCCACATCAGTGCCAAATGTCGCCGCCAGGGGTCGCCTTATGGAGCCCACGCAGAGGTCAAGTCTGTGGACACGAGGCTTCGACTCACCTGTCAACAATGACGACTCCGGTTTGAACTGTGGTGGTATGTGG ACACAACACGGTGTAAACGGCGGCAAATGTGGCGTCTGTGGTGATCCCTACAACATCCGTCCCCGTCCCAACGAGCCAGGGGGTATCTATGCCAACGGAATCGTCTCTAACAAGTACACAACCAACGACACCTCAATCCTCGTCGTGGTGGACCTTCAGAGTTTCTTGGGCGGCCATTTCGAGTTTCGTATCTGTCACAACAATGACCCGAAGGTCTCCGTGACGCAGGATTGCCTCGACGAACATCAGCTCAAAGTCTGGGACGTTTTCAGCCAAACGCCTACATTGAG GTATTTCCCAAAGCGCCTTGGCATCCAGAGACTCCGGGTTGAGCTACCCCGAGGAATGGTGTGCGAACTGTGCGTCCTTCAGTGGAAATGGAAAACGG CCAATAACTGGGGCAGGTGCGCTGACGGAACGAGTCGTTTAGGATGCGGCCCTCAGGAGGAATTTTACAACTGCGCCGACATTTCTATCGAGGAATCCACAAACCCTTTCAACATCCCCAGCATAAACGACCTAACACGGGCCTCGCCCATCGTCTCCAAGAACCTCCACACCTCCAATATGGACATAGGCTACGATAGTTTCGCCGACAACGAAATTGCTGTAGCCCCCAATGCAATGCGTTTTTTGCCTAAGGACATCGTTCAAGCCGGAAATATCGGCCCAGTGATTCCGAAGTTCGATTTCTTCGACGCATCAACTGCTGCTCCAAAAATAAACAGTGACAATGTTCAACAGAGCAACATAGCTATTTCAAAAGGCGAGAAATCGGCTTCCGTCTTGGAATTAAAGTTCAACGGAGAGGTAAAGGCAGAGTCGTCAACCGCAACTGTTGCAACTGGAAACACTGTTGTAGATTCGCAAGTAGGTACGGTTAATTCTCAAGAGTTTGCAAACAATGAAACAAGCGTTAATGCAACTGAGGCGAGGGCTGTAATAAACGTCACAACTGTTACTGACGTAGAAGTAAACAATGACACCGTTACAGACAAATCTACCAATGACTTAAACACGACATCTTTGGAGTCTACGACATCCTTGGAGTCTACGACCTCAAACTCAACTCAACTCAAAGGCGATTTAACAATAGAACAAAACAATGCAACTGGAGTCGCCATATCATTTGAACAGAGTATAGCAACTGAAACAGTAGTAGCTAATGAAACAACAACTGCAGTACCCGAAAAAACGTCGAATGCATTAGCTACCGAACCAGAGATCACTACTGAAAAGATTAACAGAGGAGGGATAGCCATTTCTGCTTTTG gcATTGGTGACGTGTCCCTCGGAGGAATGTCAGTAGTCGTCGGCATGGGAGCCGGAAACAGCACCAAGGATGCATC TAACGACGTGGCTGCAGAGACCAACGCTCGAGTCCGACGCCAGGCGGGCCGCATGCCCCCACCACCGGGACAGGAAGGTCAGGGCACGGTCTCCTTTGGGGGCCTCATAGGGGACTCATTCGGGTCCAGCTCATCCAGGACTCAGCACGTGTTTATGACATCATCGGACTTTCAGCAAC GTGGCGCTTCGTCAAAAACCGATCCCGCAAACATTGAGGCCCTAGGGGAACTTGACGCTATGGGTAGCCCAGTAAGCAGTGACCGACGCAAGCCGATGGGCACAATCGATCTTCAAATACAGAACACCCAGACAGATTATGCAAATGAAATGGGCCAGTCGCCTCTGGAGTCTACTGCGCCACAAGGATCTTTAAAGATCCCCAAACCGCCCAGACAGTCCACCGCTGAACTACGCGCCGCTATTGCAG ATGCTCCTCTGATATCTTCGTCTGTTTCTGGGACGAGTAAGAGTAACTCGCCGGCGGATCTGCTGGGAGTCAGCTACATTGATG AACTGTCGGAAGGTCAGTCCAACCAGGCCGAAACATCAACCGCCGCGCGCCACGGAACGATGATCGTCAGTGCGGATCAACCAATCAAAGGAGGCGGTTCAAAAGTGGAATACCTCTCTGATAGAACAG GTTCGTCAATGTCGGAGTCTTTGGGTGACACGCGGGCGGAAATACGAAGCGCCACCATGGGGATGAACAGATTCGGCTACCAGCCAACAGCAGAACAGGTGCTCGCTGGGCAAGTGGGAATCGATCACCCCACACGACAGATTGACACTACCGACCAGGAAACTACCGGGACAGCTGCAAATGACGCCGCTAGATCGGTTCCCAGCATTCTTACATCCATTCTAG GCGCTGGGGCGGATGCCAAAGTCACTGACGAACAATTAGATCCTGCAGTGCAGAAAACCAGAGAACAGCTCATTCGTCAACTGGGCGAGGCCATGGGAGTCATTGGTGACAACGCATTGGTTGGAGGAGGATCTAATGCCGGAAAAACGGGCGTAGTCGGGGCAAATGAAGGCAAAGTGggcggaggaggaggaggagtttCACCTAACAACAGAAGTGGAAATGAGGTGTTTGGATTGGAAAGCGGTGTGAACTTGCCTACTCAAAAGCCTCAGAAACAAGCTGCTAACGCTAACTCTCGCCCTCAAAAAGCTATTTCAAATAATGATCAGCAGCTTGGTTCGACTCTCGAACAAGGAATGTTCGACACAGCAATGACCCCGTCAAAGCCAAGCAGTTCCCAAACGTCTTCAAGCTCTGTAATCTCTGTAAGCTCTGTAAAGGCGTCGACAGTTGGTTCTGAGTCGGCGGATATGTCAAGTCTTAAAATCCTTCAACAGGCTGGACTCGACCTTGCTACTCTGAGAGCTGCAGGTATTGACATTAACTCATTGATGGGCAACATGAATATGGAAACGCCTAACTCGAAACCAGCAATACAAGAGGTTACACCGACTCGACGGCCAGCGACCGATGTGACAACAAAGCAAACGCTACGTCAGTTGGCCATGGGATCAAAGCCGTCGCCTACGGAGCCCTCTTTAG TTCATACGCCTCAAGAACCAAAGCCAACAGATGTGGTCGACATTGGTACCGCCGGTCTGTCGCTTGAGGAAATGATGGCGATTCTAAACATGGAACAACAGGTCCAGTCCGGCGGATCTGCAACAAACATCGGCACTGAAAGTGTTCTGGCTAAACGGGCGGTTAAAACTACCGAACCAGCAACTTCAACAGCTGGAAGTAGCAAACAAAGAACTGATAACGCAAATGGATCGCTTAAAACAAAGACTGGAGCACAAGCGGTAAACAACAAAATTGGTATGTTTGGAACAGGTATAGAGCATCAAGCTGCCACTACCAATGTTAAGAATGATGTCGGTAGGCTAGGATCGGATTTTGAGTCTCAGATTGCAAACACTGAAATCGACATGTTTGGATCTGGAACCGAAAGTCAAGCTGTAAATAACAACATGGACAGATTCAGCACTGTAACAGGAGTATCACAGAACATGAAAACATCGACGTCCACATCGTCTTCTTCCGTTTCAAGCACCAAACCAAAGGATGGTCCAACTATTGGTACATTGACAATACAAACTCAAATGCAAGAAAGCGCACTATCTCAAGAAATTAATCCTAATATGAAATATTCACCGAAAACTCAAAGTACTGCGTTCGATACCGTCCTTATGGAGGCGAAAGCTATTCCAACTGATGTACAAAAGAACACAGGACAAGTGTCAACGACTTCAACGAATGCAACTAATAGCTCTGCAAGTCAAGTGGGATCGCAGACATTATCATTTACCCAGGAAGATCTCGCAATGCTTCAAAACGACCCACTTCTAGATCTTTTCGGCGGAGATATGACCGCTCTGCAACGCTTCATTACCACTGGAATTATTGATGGTGCAGAAACCCCATCAACCCCAAAGGGTAACATTTCGGCAATAACATCCGTCACATCGACAACAAACACACAGGCGGTTCAGGCGCCACCTCAGGTGAACAGAGGCAACACCACTCAATCGACTGTGATGACTATGGAAGAACTTTTCACGGCAACTGGAAATAACCCGCAAGGCACAGGACCAGAAATGAGTCAAGCCGAAATGGCTGCAATGGAGCAGTACATGATTTCTCAAGGTTTATTTGGCAGAGCAGGAGTCAATGAAGGCATCATAGAAACTCCAAAATCATCAACTGGCAATGTCGACTTAGTAGGCAAAGCGACAGCAACAACGTCCACCCAGGCGCAACGTACTGTCATTAATGGTAAAGAAGACACCGATTTGGGAACACTGATGAAAACTATTCAATCCACTGGAACCAATGTGAACGCTGCATCGCAAACGATAAGCTTGGCCGATATTCTTTCGGGGAACGTTAATATGCATGCTTCAATAGATTCTAGTGCACAAACAAAGAGCACAACTGCGGAACAGACACAAGCCAGCACCAAACTGGTTGGACTTGACTCTTTTACTTCTGATGCAAAAATGTCAGCTGAACCTACTGTTAGTACTTCCACAAGTACAGCCATCGTCACCACAGAACGACTTTCCAGTGGATTGGCGATTGACACGCCCACTACAACATTAGCAACATTAGCAATTGGCAACAACCAAGCCGTTGACGCTCCAATTTCCATTTCTGGTATGATAAGTGAACCCGTGTTTGATTCACAGAATAGCAAAACGGACGGCGTCAATACCTCCAAACAGTCCACAGTCGTGAcaacaattgaaacaaatattgGACTGAGCACTAGAAATAACGGACAGACCCAGCAACAGACATCAGCAACAGATACAATGGCAATGGCTAgtaatatgaatttcaatgaagtTCAATCGAATTCACAATCTTCTTCAGCAAAAGCAACAACGACGACGCAAGCTGAAAGGGCACCTCGTGTAAATGATCAACAGTACAATTCAATGGAAAATCAGGCCCAGCGAGAAATACAGATTTTGATTCAGCGTCAGAGAGAAGAGCTCCGGATGCTAGAGGACCAGAAAcgaatacaacaacaacagttaCTGGCTGAGAAACAGAGAATGGAATTCGAAAGGCAACAGATGGCCATGCGCAAACAACAAATGGAAATTGATGCAATGCGACAAGAAAAATTTCGGCAACAGCAGCTCTTGGAACAACAGAAGCAACAAATGGAACGCGACAGGCTACGCTTAGAACAGGAACGTATCCAAGCTATCGCTGTCGCAGAGAAAAGGGCAGCTGAGGAAGAACGGTTGCGTCTTGAAAGACAGCAACTTTTGGCGGAACAAGAAAGACAACGTCAAGCGCAAATTGCTCTTCAAAAAGCTGAGGAGGAACGACAACAGCAGTTCGAAATTCAGAAACAGAGGGAAATAGAGCTTGCCCGACAAAAGGCTATTGATGAAGAAAAGCAGCGTATAGAGCTTGAGCGGATACAACAGGCTGAACTAGCAAAGCAAAAGGCGTTAGAAGAAGAGAAAAGAAGAATGGAAGAGGAACGCAAAAGGGCGGCAGCAGCAGAGGAAGTGAGAATGTTAGCGGAAATACAGGCTGCAATGGTCAAAGAGGAACAGACGAAAGCTGCTGCCGAAAAAGCTGCTGCGGAGAAAGCTGCGGCTGAAAAGGCCGCTGCTGCTAAAGCTGCGGCGGAGAAAGTGGCTTTGTCAAAATCTGCGTCCTTAAATATTACGGCATCTGCAGGGCTATCCAGTGCAGACGCTCAAATGCTTGCTTCATTATTGGGAGGCCAAACAAACCAAGCTGGTGTTTCTGCGGGTCTTGCTGCCCTTGGTCTTGATGCGAACACACTTATGAAAATGATCGGTCAACCTCTGCCAACTGTGCAGGCGGTGGTAACAACTCCAGCGCCAAGAAAGATACCAATTAGACCGGATCCTCAAACCAGAAATGAAGTACGGCAAATCTTCCTTGACAACATGAGACCTGGGGTCGATCCATTGTCCATACTTGTAGGATTCACACCTGAAAAATTAATGAGAGCTGGCGTCAATCCAATGATCGCACAAAGCGCTGATCTGGCACAAATAGTTCCAGTTGTAGAACGAACCCTTGGTATTCAACTTAAAATGCTTCCAACTCGAGGAGGAGCAAGAGGTATGGGAGGACCTATGGGACAACGGGATCCATTCGGCGGACTTCCAACGCCTACTGATGGTAACCAGAGGCGTCAATTCCTGCTAGAGCAAAGGATGATGAATGAAATGATGCAGGTGTTCGGATTAGCGCCTGAGCCACTGGAACCGGGTGACCCGGGTTATCGCGGACCTGGTGCCACTGGAGCAGGAGCTGCTCCTGGGGCAGGTGGTGCTGCGGCTGGTCCTTTTGATCCCGAGGCTCAGGCTATGGCAACGCAGGGAGCATATCCAGACATGGCCGGGATGGGTGGGATGGGTGGAATGGATATGGGGGGCATGGGTGGAGGGGTGGGAGGAGGGGCGGCGGGGGGAACGCAAGGGCGAATGATGGAAATGCTCGGGTTGTAG